A window from Mya arenaria isolate MELC-2E11 chromosome 9, ASM2691426v1 encodes these proteins:
- the LOC128203608 gene encoding cholecystokinin receptor-like isoform X1, whose translation MEDPAVVTVMMMLSLFSICGTIGNSLVLYIYSHKKEKSTAGIFIMSLAETDLFTCVLVMPFTEAVVYLNYMVRYDVVCKIYMFFITCNVPFAAFIMVAIAIDRYFCICHPFLHLLNIFRAKVIVVCLLLVASTFGVITSLSYGVYSYEQIVPTNKTLASLSETMMYNESENYGQNVTFIAVGHRVCANCSKELLGKLHVYNNKTEVHAGYDLLYTGLCAPSYILTGPQFLNIYQRVYAGTYLLSFVIVFVLYGLIYRSIYKHRAKRSKRKRSSLYPSGVSHVTNLDQPCIEFSNVETQFTAVTHVNPHIGRRRDLNLENGENDDFDVETNVELQPMRPKPRKGPRAISIKEKTLLANIRTAVMLFVVTVVFLIAFLPAWLMGLQAMEFNAVIFYMYFVYHTANPFIYAFMNKSFRDDLGKVLKCQSIPLVR comes from the exons ATGGAAGATCCGGCAGTAGTTACCGTTATGATGATGCTATCACTGTTTTCTATTTGCGGAACAATCGGAAATTCACTCGTTCTTTACATCTATTCACATAAAAAGGAAAAGTCGACCGCGGGAATTTTCATTATGAGCCTTGCAGAAACTGACCTTTTCACCTGTGTGTTAGTTATGCCCTTCACAGAGGCTGTAGTGTACCTGAATTACATGGTTAGATATGACGTTGTCTGCAAGATTTATATGTTCTTCATCACATGCAATGTACCGTTCGCCGCGTTTATAATGGTGGCAATTGCAATTGACAGGTACTTTTGTATTTGCCATCCATTTCTACATTTGCTCAATATATTTCGGGCAAAAGTTATCGTGGTGTGCTTACTGCTGGTTGCATCTACATTTGGAGTTATCACATCTCTGTCATACGGTGTTTACTCCTACGAACAGATAGTGCCTACTAATAAAACCCTTGCCAGTCTAAGTGAAACAATGATGTATAACGAAAGTGAAAACTATGgccaaaatgtaacatttattgcCGTCGGCCACCGCGTGTGTGCAAATTGCTCAAAGGAATTATTAGGGAAGCTTCATgtatacaacaacaaaacagaagTGCACGCTGGATACGACCTACTGTATACAGGTCTATGCGCTCCAAGTTATATTCTGACTGGCCCTCAGTTTCTAAATATCTATCAACGTGTGTACGCTGGGACATACCTGCTATCTTTTGTCATCGTGTTCGTTCTATATGGCCTAATTTACCGGTCAATATACAAGCATCGAGCGAAAAGAAGCAAGAGAAAACGTTCCAGTCTTTATCCGTCTGGCGTAAGTCATGTTACCAATCTCGATCAACCTTGT ATTGAGTTCTCGAATGTTGAAACCCAATTTACAGCGGTGACACACGTTAATCCTCACATTGGCCGACGGAGAGATTTAAATCTTGAAAATGGTGAAAATGATGACTTTGACGTCGAAACGAATGTTGAGCTGCAGCCAATGAGACCAAAGCCGAGAAAGGGACCGCGGGCAATATCAATCAAGGAGAAAACATTATTGGCCAATATTCGAACAGCTGTCATGTTGTTTGTTGTTACCGTTGTTTTTCTGATTGCATTTTTGCCTGCTTGGCTTATGGGATTACAAGCAATGGAGTTTAACGCCGTGATtttctacatgtattttgtatatcatacTGCAAATCCTTTCATTTACGCATTCATGAACAAGTCTTTTCGAGACGACCTTGGAAAAGTTCTCAAGTGCCAGAGTATACCTCTTGTTcggtaa
- the LOC128203608 gene encoding uncharacterized protein LOC128203608 isoform X4: MTIEFSNVETQFTAVTHVNPHIGRRRDLNLENGENDDFDVETNVELQPMRPKPRKGPRAISIKEKTLLANIRTAVMLFVVTVVFLIAFLPAWLMGLQAMEFNAVIFYMYFVYHTANPFIYAFMNKSFRDDLGKVLKCQSIPLVR, encoded by the exons ATGACG ATTGAGTTCTCGAATGTTGAAACCCAATTTACAGCGGTGACACACGTTAATCCTCACATTGGCCGACGGAGAGATTTAAATCTTGAAAATGGTGAAAATGATGACTTTGACGTCGAAACGAATGTTGAGCTGCAGCCAATGAGACCAAAGCCGAGAAAGGGACCGCGGGCAATATCAATCAAGGAGAAAACATTATTGGCCAATATTCGAACAGCTGTCATGTTGTTTGTTGTTACCGTTGTTTTTCTGATTGCATTTTTGCCTGCTTGGCTTATGGGATTACAAGCAATGGAGTTTAACGCCGTGATtttctacatgtattttgtatatcatacTGCAAATCCTTTCATTTACGCATTCATGAACAAGTCTTTTCGAGACGACCTTGGAAAAGTTCTCAAGTGCCAGAGTATACCTCTTGTTcggtaa
- the LOC128203608 gene encoding cholecystokinin receptor-like isoform X2 produces MEDPAVVTVMMMLSLFSICGTIGNSLVLYIYSHKKEKSTAGIFIMSLAETDLFTCVLVMPFTEAVVYLNYMVRYDVVCKIYMFFITCNVPFAAFIMVAIAIDRYFCICHPFLHLLNIFRAKVIVVCLLLVASTFGVITSLSYGVYSYEQIVPTNKTLASLSETMMYNESENYGQNVTFIAVGHRVCANCSKELLGKLHVYNNKTEVHAGYDLLYTGLCAPSYILTGPQFLNIYQRVYAGTYLLSFVIVFVLYGLIYRSIYKHRAKRSKRKRSSLYPSGIEFSNVETQFTAVTHVNPHIGRRRDLNLENGENDDFDVETNVELQPMRPKPRKGPRAISIKEKTLLANIRTAVMLFVVTVVFLIAFLPAWLMGLQAMEFNAVIFYMYFVYHTANPFIYAFMNKSFRDDLGKVLKCQSIPLVR; encoded by the exons ATGGAAGATCCGGCAGTAGTTACCGTTATGATGATGCTATCACTGTTTTCTATTTGCGGAACAATCGGAAATTCACTCGTTCTTTACATCTATTCACATAAAAAGGAAAAGTCGACCGCGGGAATTTTCATTATGAGCCTTGCAGAAACTGACCTTTTCACCTGTGTGTTAGTTATGCCCTTCACAGAGGCTGTAGTGTACCTGAATTACATGGTTAGATATGACGTTGTCTGCAAGATTTATATGTTCTTCATCACATGCAATGTACCGTTCGCCGCGTTTATAATGGTGGCAATTGCAATTGACAGGTACTTTTGTATTTGCCATCCATTTCTACATTTGCTCAATATATTTCGGGCAAAAGTTATCGTGGTGTGCTTACTGCTGGTTGCATCTACATTTGGAGTTATCACATCTCTGTCATACGGTGTTTACTCCTACGAACAGATAGTGCCTACTAATAAAACCCTTGCCAGTCTAAGTGAAACAATGATGTATAACGAAAGTGAAAACTATGgccaaaatgtaacatttattgcCGTCGGCCACCGCGTGTGTGCAAATTGCTCAAAGGAATTATTAGGGAAGCTTCATgtatacaacaacaaaacagaagTGCACGCTGGATACGACCTACTGTATACAGGTCTATGCGCTCCAAGTTATATTCTGACTGGCCCTCAGTTTCTAAATATCTATCAACGTGTGTACGCTGGGACATACCTGCTATCTTTTGTCATCGTGTTCGTTCTATATGGCCTAATTTACCGGTCAATATACAAGCATCGAGCGAAAAGAAGCAAGAGAAAACGTTCCAGTCTTTATCCGTCTGGC ATTGAGTTCTCGAATGTTGAAACCCAATTTACAGCGGTGACACACGTTAATCCTCACATTGGCCGACGGAGAGATTTAAATCTTGAAAATGGTGAAAATGATGACTTTGACGTCGAAACGAATGTTGAGCTGCAGCCAATGAGACCAAAGCCGAGAAAGGGACCGCGGGCAATATCAATCAAGGAGAAAACATTATTGGCCAATATTCGAACAGCTGTCATGTTGTTTGTTGTTACCGTTGTTTTTCTGATTGCATTTTTGCCTGCTTGGCTTATGGGATTACAAGCAATGGAGTTTAACGCCGTGATtttctacatgtattttgtatatcatacTGCAAATCCTTTCATTTACGCATTCATGAACAAGTCTTTTCGAGACGACCTTGGAAAAGTTCTCAAGTGCCAGAGTATACCTCTTGTTcggtaa
- the LOC128203608 gene encoding uncharacterized protein LOC128203608 isoform X3 has product MDKGIKPSCLTESNITGSVRCKILKIEFSNVETQFTAVTHVNPHIGRRRDLNLENGENDDFDVETNVELQPMRPKPRKGPRAISIKEKTLLANIRTAVMLFVVTVVFLIAFLPAWLMGLQAMEFNAVIFYMYFVYHTANPFIYAFMNKSFRDDLGKVLKCQSIPLVR; this is encoded by the exons ATGGACAAAGGGATCAAACCGTCTTGCTTGACTGAGTCAAATATAACTGGCTCCGTCCGTTGTAAAATACTAAAG ATTGAGTTCTCGAATGTTGAAACCCAATTTACAGCGGTGACACACGTTAATCCTCACATTGGCCGACGGAGAGATTTAAATCTTGAAAATGGTGAAAATGATGACTTTGACGTCGAAACGAATGTTGAGCTGCAGCCAATGAGACCAAAGCCGAGAAAGGGACCGCGGGCAATATCAATCAAGGAGAAAACATTATTGGCCAATATTCGAACAGCTGTCATGTTGTTTGTTGTTACCGTTGTTTTTCTGATTGCATTTTTGCCTGCTTGGCTTATGGGATTACAAGCAATGGAGTTTAACGCCGTGATtttctacatgtattttgtatatcatacTGCAAATCCTTTCATTTACGCATTCATGAACAAGTCTTTTCGAGACGACCTTGGAAAAGTTCTCAAGTGCCAGAGTATACCTCTTGTTcggtaa